In Proteus vulgaris, one DNA window encodes the following:
- the yfiH gene encoding purine nucleoside phosphorylase YfiH yields MTSLIFPDWPQPENIGACSTLREGGISLPPYHSLNLGTHVGDELSRVKENRRRLCQEAQLPEMPLWLEQVHGTHVVTLNTEKNNEVEGDALYTATEKKVCAIMTADCLPVLFTTLDGTEIGAAHGGWRGLCHGVLQNTLSQFKAPKNQIMAWLGPAIGPNAFEVGAEVRLAFIEKNKAFDPAFIPHNGKYLANIYMLARIILQENEVTQIYGGDFCTVTEKSRFFSYRREQITGRMASLIWIK; encoded by the coding sequence ATGACTTCATTGATTTTTCCAGATTGGCCACAACCTGAGAATATTGGGGCTTGCAGTACGCTTAGAGAGGGGGGGATCAGTTTACCGCCTTATCATAGCCTTAATTTAGGTACACATGTTGGTGATGAATTATCTCGCGTTAAAGAAAATAGGCGCAGACTTTGCCAAGAAGCCCAGTTACCTGAAATGCCATTATGGCTTGAACAAGTTCATGGCACTCACGTTGTTACGTTAAATACTGAGAAAAATAATGAAGTAGAAGGTGATGCCCTTTATACCGCTACCGAGAAAAAAGTTTGTGCAATTATGACGGCCGATTGCCTACCTGTTCTTTTTACAACGCTTGATGGAACAGAAATTGGCGCAGCACATGGTGGGTGGAGAGGGCTTTGCCATGGTGTATTACAAAATACACTTTCACAGTTTAAAGCACCAAAAAATCAAATAATGGCATGGCTGGGACCTGCAATTGGCCCCAATGCTTTTGAGGTTGGGGCTGAAGTACGTTTGGCCTTTATTGAAAAAAATAAGGCCTTTGATCCTGCATTTATTCCTCATAATGGTAAATATTTAGCTAATATCTATATGTTAGCGAGAATAATTTTACAGGAAAATGAGGTGACTCAGATTTACGGTGGTGATTTCTGTACTGTGACAGAGAAATCGCGTTTCTTCTCATATAGACGTGAACAGATAACTGGTCGAATGGCGTCATTAATCTGGATTAAATAA